The Longimicrobiaceae bacterium genome contains a region encoding:
- a CDS encoding YihY/virulence factor BrkB family protein has protein sequence MTPSGAGQGTGLWRAAGAALRRVLGNALDFAGRVYDKAGQDDIFFLSGAIAFNVMVAAVPFLLLVVAGLGFLLSNAVDDPGQTAVSYVVGILPPSQALVAATRKIVSDVVSGRTRFGVLGLVLFVWSSTRLFGTLRSVLKDIFDLQEDRGIIAGKLFDMEMVVVAGMLFLANTGITIVLEAVHSVGQKWASRHGWTELPGAQAAYARILAFLFIYLMFVLIYRYLPKRKTPWRIALVAGTFTSVVWEMLKGIFAWYVSNVADYASTYGALAALVILVFWIYYSSFVFILGGEVAQVYDLYRIRRRQRELLE, from the coding sequence ATGACGCCGAGCGGAGCGGGGCAGGGGACGGGGTTGTGGAGGGCCGCGGGCGCGGCGCTCCGGCGCGTGCTGGGCAACGCGCTCGACTTCGCGGGCCGGGTGTACGACAAGGCGGGGCAGGACGACATCTTCTTCCTCTCCGGCGCCATCGCCTTCAACGTGATGGTGGCGGCGGTGCCGTTCCTCCTCCTCGTCGTCGCCGGCCTGGGCTTCCTGCTCTCCAACGCGGTGGACGACCCCGGACAGACGGCGGTCAGCTACGTCGTGGGCATCCTGCCGCCGTCGCAGGCGCTGGTGGCGGCCACCCGCAAGATCGTGAGCGACGTGGTCAGCGGCCGCACCCGGTTCGGCGTCCTGGGCCTGGTGCTCTTCGTGTGGAGCTCGACCCGGCTGTTCGGCACCCTGCGGTCGGTGCTCAAGGACATCTTCGACCTGCAGGAGGACCGCGGCATCATCGCGGGGAAGCTGTTCGACATGGAGATGGTGGTGGTGGCGGGCATGCTCTTCCTGGCCAACACCGGCATCACCATCGTGCTCGAGGCGGTGCACTCGGTGGGGCAGAAGTGGGCGAGCCGGCACGGGTGGACCGAGCTGCCAGGGGCGCAGGCGGCATACGCGCGCATCCTCGCCTTCCTGTTCATCTACCTGATGTTCGTGCTCATCTACCGCTACCTGCCCAAGCGCAAGACGCCCTGGCGGATCGCGCTGGTGGCGGGCACCTTCACCAGCGTGGTGTGGGAGATGCTGAAGGGCATCTTCGCCTGGTACGTGAGCAACGTGGCAGACTACGCAAGCACTTACGGCGCGCTGGCCGCGCTGGTGATCCTGGTGTTCTGGATCTATTATTCGTCGTTCGTGTTCATACTGGGCGGAGAGGTGGCACAGGTGTACGACCTGTACCGCATCCGCCGCAGGCAGAGGGAGCTGTTGGAATGA